The following DNA comes from Quercus robur chromosome 1, dhQueRobu3.1, whole genome shotgun sequence.
aataaggcagtagaaccagccaagcagtatatatcaaaataattcaaagtaaataagaacaatagttcaaaataaatgaaagcaatttaaaaccatccggtatggcggtaatccgttcaaggtggtggtagcaacaagtaaagtaatgaacatataactgaaaatacttcttattgaaagtaggataaacacttatagtagtagtagtgaatacaagatctcaacagttacaggttaacagttacaaagcttaaactagtcctagttacaaggtttgtaggattacaaggcttgtagtgaacaaatgtgaacaaggtagtagtagtagaagcaagtgggttctctctctaagaaggctagttctaagggaagagaaatcagaactaAAACTTTGCTTCAAAAAACCCCCAAAacataagggacaaccccccttaaataggcaaaattcagagtgaacagtgtcatgaatAGTAACAGATGAACAGTAACAGTGAATAGTGACAGATGAATAGTGACAGGTGAatagtaaaatgaaaattttcttctctttttgacCCAATCTTGTAAGGAATCCACAAGATTATGGGAATACCTCTTAGACATCAGCAATAGGCCTATAAGTGTAGGAACAAGGCCTCATTATTGGTGTCCTTAAGAGACAAAAAGAAGCCAATAAGAAAGAAGTCACTAATAGGCATGCACTTTGTTGTCTTCACGTGAACATCATTCTTTGGGATCCTTTAGAAGCATCATAATGGTGAAAAACCAGCTTCTAATAGTAGTAAATATTGGAGCATTGGCCattgtgcaggctagacaaataagagaatcaaaatcCTCCGCAGAATCTGAAGTATCAGTTCTGACTATTTTGGCTATTGTGCAAGCCAGGAAAATAAAGTAACACCAGTCTAGTAGTGACCTCATCAATCAGTAGAGGGAGCATCGGAGGGATAAccatcaaaaggatcaaaaagaccttgtggagaatcacatacatgctcatggtaaatagcatacttgttacagaatccacaatataaaattggctcaaacTTTGGAGTTTTTCCTGGGATAAGAAGACTGTTTAGATTAGGATGATCTTTTTTTTGTAGGTGAACAAAGGCATCAGCATAGGGTTTGGGGCCAAAAACAGCAATTCTACCTGTGCTtcctatgaaatgataatttttccatagaTCATGAGCAACTTCacgaatttgattattaaaataatttctccagcATTTTGCAAGACCAAAAGGATCTTTAAAGGACAATTGAGAATTTCCCTTGAACCATGGCCCTTGGTGAGTATAgccattaatgagaatgagatgccTTGAGGGGTTAACATTCATCCAGTTATTTTTCTCCCATTTTGGTAGAGTGCTATAGCATCTAATAGTAACAAAAGGTCTAATGGAAGAGTTTTCAAACCCTTTAATAGCATTCTGAATGATCTGTGGAAGTTGGCTAGCCTGTTTATGACTTGTCAACTTTACAAACCTAacaaagccatattcaaacatttgggaaaGCCAGCTAGAATtaggatcatcatcatcactatcatctgaatcttcatcagtgaaatatgaaccatcatcaaaattaataaggagaccaggaaatggatgtttcttttcatatactctgagACTGCTCCCAAAGTGATCTTCCCATTCAAGCTGAATAAAGACATTATCACCTTCGTCTATTTCATTAGGGTCAGGAATAGTAGCAGTAACAAGTTTTCTAAAATACTTGGACCATAGGTCAAAAGACCTAGACATAGCCTTGCTATCCAGAATACGAGATTGTAAATCtgaaggcaagttggcaacagcacttcttaacatggattgggtcttaagactcaatctagcaTAATCAGTGCCCATTATAGTCTTTTTATCCATCGAATGGATCTCCTCTTTGgcaaagagttgactaatgtaGGCTTTAAGACGGCTCACAAGAGCCtctttttttgaaacaaggttATTTTCTGGAACAAAGTCAATATTTGAAGCAAGGTCATTATCTGGAATAAGGTTACCATAATGGCTCATATAAATCTCGTTTTGAGCAGTAAGgttaacaaggtggatttcaagggctctaagggttttgtgaaaaacattACTGTGATTTTTGGTAAAAGCAAACTGAAGgttatcaagaatgaatttaatagaatCTGGTAATTCTGAATAGGTACCATTGTGGAATTGtagattttttgacaaaacttcctgtaaagcaattaatatatcacCATTGGAGTATGTCACCTCCGCCGGGACATCtccttgaagggatgttgatccactgggttttacaccagaagatgcgccttcatgcattttaaaaggtCGTCCCGCTGGGAACCCTTTGCTTTGGGAATGGTCCTGTGCAGgagcttttcccttgtttttcctttccataataatccacttactagtggtataaatatgaatattattattgtcccacttattagtggtatttatccacgcatcattatccgattcctgcaaagaatcattaatattgttaggataatggatagtttttaacattttggtgttatgaaaattacctttaaaatcatcagaattcattattagttcttgaacaagttcattcatgggagagtctttcttataagacagattatcaatatcaatttcaaactttgaagcaaatttgaattttactttctgtccaaatggatcagtagtaattccatcatgttcaacaagaaagggatacaaagcattaataaatggcagaccaagaatcactttattagtcatatttttgacaagaacagaaggaatcttgaaacaaacattatcatgacacacctgagcattattcaattcatacttaattttcatttgagaaccattagcagaaaccaatctttcaatagatttctcaaaatattttgagggaattaatcctttttggatacagttcatatttgcaccagaatcaatcatagcaataacagtgaaatgataattaggagaaataataattttaacttttgtaaaccattttggagggaataatttattaacaaaagcaagttggggattagtgaaagtatcaggagtacctttatcagaaagaagagtCTGTTGACTGGAATCATTTCCATCACTGTGCTCATTTTGTTCGTTACTGgatttattaagatctttatcaagttttagcattgtcaattcttgtttgagattatggttatcacttttcatgcttttaaattcatgttttaattcatttatctcttgtttaacaatatgaatttcattttggagatcattaacagttagttctttagatttctttttattaaatctttccaaagtttcttcaaaacttatggttgattttggttttttaccaatttcatctcttatcaagtttttcttaaacctatccaaatattctttctggagttcagggttttgaatttgatttattagctgaattatcaatttttcatcttcttcacttttggtgagagcattaataacattgcaacaggaatctctacaaccaattttaatattaggagaatcagaagaatcatcagcagattgatagcaagaatcagatgaagaagaaaaatcatcttccaaagaatcagacggggtgtttgattcaaggattctgaataattattcttgcacattatcatcaatgtttaacatgttgaacttgttttttaacttaccaggtttttctttacagtctttactaaagtgtccaggtttaccacagttaaaacatttacctttacttggtctttgtttaacatgttttttagaaacatttttcttcttagcatagaaatcattaggtttaataaagttatttctgtattttttatggcttttatcatgttttttacttttttgcctagaaggagcaataggaggcagaccatattgttcacagaaatttctcatttcatatttagcttttcttttattctttaattggtgttttaacaatttttcatcattgcacatattaataccaagttttttaatagtactgaaaatatcaccataagttaaattatcataatcaatagaatcatttttacccattaattcttgttttaccttatgagcaaagatagaaGGCAaaccgtcaataaacttttctttccaataaggcttatggcAATCTTTCCAGAGCATCACCCTGAAAGTAAAAACAtattgataccatctgtaatcagacatagttggacaactcaaattatttagatAATCAGAAACGCAGGATGAAATATtagatggagtaccaacaaaatgtttaagaatggtatagatcaaggtattaacaccatcaggaataccacgaccaatacttttataaaaaataggcaaaccttctttattctttttaacagcatgtttaatagactctttggattcttcagtgatgtatgaatcccaccatccacgaagagtaccagaaaaaccagtaagaagcaagttaacaatttcaggttgatcaagatcatggttgttttgataagtaataccaaccatagacatgtgactcattttattaatgatttcctgttcagacaaaccatcaatattccattcatagagcTTATCAGCAAAgacagaaaactgtgtttgaaaagatctctcttcaaactgcatatcaggaggagtaggttttggataccaattttttgtaaaagacatgggtttggagttcccaacaaatcttttaatttctgggaaatcatcatcaaagattctttttgcaggaacagaagaaacaaaagaaacagtatcagaatctgtattttcttcagaaacaatttcttttttggaaatagttcgagcagttggagtacttgtagaagtactagtaccctcagttttaatctttagattagaaagcattttgtcaacaatttcaagagtcttggactgagaagttttaaacataactttttctctttgactgggtaaatcaatcaaaggtttctcagttttaataggaacagatttttcagaaacagaaacagttttttcaacaaatttttcttcaatacagTCAAgcgttgaccaataatatgcaaagattgattagtaaaattgttttgttcaataaggctaacaataggagtttggtcatcagcaattttgaaaggagaggccttcacttcctcttttgtcacttcatctttcttagtagttatcaaaattgaatcaagaggaggatgactagacctaacaatggttttatcaatcttaacaaaatttgatttctttatcacatataaatgttgttttgaaacctcattatttggaacataatggttttcaagaaaatcaaagaacaaaatatgttttttcaattgattcatcatttccaaccattttcttttaacacggtcTTTATCAGAttgagcaaaattattttggaaatattttctcttggttttgtttgttgcaagcataaactcattgtacaaagaatcccaatcaatttcaaaatcatcatttaaaacagtcaaaactcttaattgactttggtaaacaggaggattttcaataggagaatcaaaatcagatggagtaacagaaacagtgtcttcctcatcttcattagcagttttactaaatggagtggaagtttcaggtttagttgaatagtaaacagagctaaattgggatttatcacttgaaataccttttagctttaaatcagaggatgtttccaaattctttttcaaaaattcattcatctcgcgatctctttttgaaatgcTTTCAAATTCAGCAAaagaatgtcttccttcgttgatcctcaaaggtggattgttttgaaaacttattttaacaataccatcaagatattgttgaatatgggtgagatcaagctcatcaaaaatgggtttagcaggagggatttcttgttctaacaaccaatcattaggaagtttaacatcttgccattgaatcatttttggaacttggattttagcatcaggagttgaacattgaattaacatggtttgacctgaaggttctctaggaatcatagcacaaggattcatttgagtacccataagtttataataaatgcggtagatcaaagcaaaaggcttactaccctcttccatgtgataaccagatgaagcaatattcaaagtcaaaactttaacaatattaggatcatccaaagcaagagtaagatcaagataacagttaaaataaacaagaccatcatacatagaagcagtgatcataccaagaatgctatctttaaaaatcttaaatctagcatctcttaaacacatgagaacagaagcattaataccctttcgggtaagtggtttaatagcaacttgaaccataccaatatgcaaataactgaatttcTTAGTagcaaggaagtcattaatattctttttagtaaagaaacagcatttttcatgaattctcgaaatagagaaaatttgttcaaccgttctagctttgtaagcagaatgaaaagcactttcaacgaaactagttttataaatagttttagtatcaactttaggaatagtccatttacgaaaatcagggatcacctcattatcatcaatagtgtgatcttcttcatttacaatatcaggaggacaactagtcctggagctgatagaggagttggatctccacaacttatTCATACTAacctaggttcaacactcagttatcatgtttttctcacaaccgttgcatttcgtaacacataccctaaccaaccttatacctctcatgccctacacgccctctcttggctcaaacgggccttacagcTAGGTTCTAGGACttcactttacgactagggtggcgccaacgacggtaagaagggaacacaacaacggaATATCAAGCGTTCGGGTAAACACGAACAAGagacaaagaacacaaccacactaCCACCGGCCAGAAAAGTGAAACCGAGTCTCTAAGGCTCGATTTTCATGTGGCATCTACATGGAATATTAGACCACAGAAATCGAGTTTATGATGATCgatatgaaaatcgagtctataaaactcgatttccatgtggAAAAGGTTCCACGTCACAGTGCCTCAAAACATGAAAACCGAGCCTCAGAGGCTCGGTTTATAAGTCCAAAATCGAGCCTTTTAGGCTCGAGATGCTACTAAGTTATATAGTTTGAAAAAGTTccctactaattatattgtttggaaaCCAAAATTAGTTTCCTATTTATAACGTTTGAAAAACAGAAACTACTACGGCCCCATTTGATACATgagtttaaacacatgttttcagtttttaaacaacatttatatgtattttcacatactttttcacccatatATATTTTCAGAAAAACTGAAAACGGTTATTTAAACACAAATACCAACTGGACCTACGTCTTTAGGAAAATCCCAATTTAGCAAATTCTACTTACCCTCACAAGGCCAACCAAGTTCTAAGCAatgtttattcttaaaaaaaataaagttcgAAGCGATATCAACTTAAACCTTATGAAGAATAGCGCAACCCTATCAAATAGACTAGCTCTACTGATTGGACATTAAATCAATTAGAAATAAAAAGATTGTTTACTATATTAAAACTCTAGCAAATTGTGTCCCAAAGTCAGTTAGAAATTTGTATGATCGTATCAATTTTCTTACCAGAAATTGTAGTCTTTCCAAATCCTTCCATTCCAAGAGAAGTAAACTCCGTACAGTGCGACCGGCTGGTGACCCGCGCACTACACATCATTCCGAGATTGATGTTATCGGGTGGGTCCCAGACCTCCATGACATGGTCGAAGACAAGCCCTCCAGGGATTAGACAGTCACTGCAAAGCGTGCAGCCATGGTTGGGGTGTGTAGAAGTAGAAGCGAAGGGAAATGGGATGCCATAGAGAAGGTGAGAGGCCATGGTTATAGAATCACATATGGAGTACCTAGTGGCTAGTGGttccatggttttaaaaaccgggaACTGGATCTCAATCTTGCCCGGTTCTCTTCGAAaatcagaaattaaaaaaatatgcatCAAAAACCGGAAATCGGTGGTTCAACCATCAAAACCACTCTCAACCCAgcgtgtaaaaaaaaatgacagtgGTATCACTGATACAGTGACAAGTGTGTTtgcagagagaaagagagagaggagtaaAGAATTCGGCAGTGCGAGCTTTCAACAAAATGAGAACAAGCAGTCGCAAATCCTAAAGTTTTGAGAGAGAAGCTGAAGGAGAGAGGAAACTAAAAGTTAACAGAGTGATTAGTAGAGAGAGAAGGTGGAGGAGAGAAGAAACAACATCCAGCAAAATTAACAAGAAGATAAAG
Coding sequences within:
- the LOC126727053 gene encoding uncharacterized protein LOC126727053, which encodes MERKNKGKAPAQDHSQSKGFPAGRPFKMHEGASSGVKPSGSTSLQGDVPAEVTYSNGDILIALQEVLSKNLQFHNGTYSELPDSIKFILDNLQFAFTKNHSNVFHKTLRALEIHLVNLTAQNEIYMSHYGNLIPDNDLASNIDFVPENNLVSKKEALVSRLKAYISQLFAKEEIHSMDKKTIMGTDYARLSLKTQSMLRSAVANLPSDLQSRILDSKAMSRSFDLWSKYFRKLVTATIPDPNEIDEGDNVFIQLEWEDHFGSSLRVYEKKHPFPGLLINFDDGSYFTDEDSDDSDDDDPNSSWLSQMFEYGFVRFVKLTSHKQASQLPQIIQNAIKGFENSSIRPFVTIRCYSTLPKWEKNNWMNVNPSRHLILINGYTHQGPWFKGNSQLSFKDPFGLAKCWRNYFNNQIREVAHDLWKNYHFIGSTGRIAVFGPKPYADAFVHLQKKDHPNLNSLLIPGKTPKFEPILYCGFCNKYAIYHEHVCDSPQGLFDPFDGYPSDAPSTD